A window of Drosophila biarmipes strain raj3 unplaced genomic scaffold, RU_DBia_V1.1 ptg000005l, whole genome shotgun sequence genomic DNA:
tataataaatgatCTAAAGGCagtataaaaacaagaaagaaagtatATTCCcgatattataagataatatgtcaaaaagccccaaagctaaaatttgtttcacattatttcccaccaattatccgatcgttcctatgacagctatatgatatagacatccgattttaataaaatttaattcgaaattcagaactaataaaataaatgttattttcaagcttataaggttatagtttaaaaacacaaaagatataatttttatttcatgttttccgactaattttccgattgttcctatggcagctatatgatatagtcatccgattttgatcaaatttaattcgaaatttaaaaccaaataaaaactgttttttccaagcgtaggaggttatgagttaaaaaacaccgaagatttaatttttcaatattattttaccactaattttccgtttgttcatatgggagctatatgatatagtcgtccgattttgataatatttaatttgaaattcagaactaatttaaaaatattatatttaagctTAGAACGCTATATGGTAAAAAatacgaaagatataatttttttaaaatttttttccacGATAtgtcctatgggagctataactatatatatactacctgcaatagaaagaagacttttgggaaagtttcagcccgatagctttaaaactgagagactagtttgcgtaaaaacagacgggcagacggacgggcagacggacgggcagacggacgggcagacggacggacagacggacatggctagatcgacacATCTAGTGACACTGAttaggaatatatatactttatggggtcggaaacgtcttcttcactgcgttgcaaacttctgactgaaattattataccccctgcaagggtataaaaaaatctaggtacttaaatatttaaatgatgttgtccttataaaagtaaagtGGTTAGgatgtacatatatatttaaagagagtaagaaataaaaaaaaatgtaaccaGGCATTGTACTTCATCAATagaaaattttacttttatgtgctatttggtatttaaattccattgctttaaatttattttttacttcacTATCAATCAATCATCTTCGCTCTGTGTTAAtattatacaattttcaaGTTTTGTGAGGCTATCGGTATAGGGTTCTTTTATATTCACTCTTTCTTTCATATGGATTATTTAATTCACTTTATAGGCTATTTagtaattataaacaaatgaaatagATATGAATTCAAtacttataaaaagaaaataaactcTCCAGCTGAAAAAGATCGATCTCCGGGCAGGTATCTGTAAAACAGACATGTTTCTTTACTGAGTACCGAATATGATACCTTCACTTGACCACaactttaactttttatttactattatTTCTGTGATTAGTTTGCATATTTCtgattgtaattaaatttacaaaaaaaaatatatatatataaattttcacGCGCaggttaaaataaatgtaagaCTTTTGCATATGGACGTTAGATAAGAATTATGCGAAAGTTAGGCATTTCACTAGAATTTTGACTTCGACGGCGTGTCTCTATTAttcatttcattaaattttctttactttAACACATTTCAGAAcggtaaaatttttaaatttttaattggcaCCTAAAAGACATTTTGGTAGTGGGACTTAATGAGATACAACTTATTTATTCCCTTTTTATGCATATTCTATATGTGCTACTGATGCCGCCCTAGGTAGAGAGGGTTAAACATCTCACTTTTCCATCCGATTTACTTTGCGGCACGATGTTAAAATCATGCCCCCACTGTCTAGTAGGGGTGCTCCCAGAAACGCCAATACTGTTGACCAACGTGAGAAATGTATAAGATATATCTAAAGAAAATCTCAGGTTGGGATTCATAAAAATACGATACAcgatatttcaatatatgatattttaaataaaatcttgGTCGTAGTAAGACAAAGGCACGTCTGGTTATTTCGGATGTCAATCAGAAAATAACCAAATATAGGCCGTGTTAGGCTAGGGTACGGTCGGAAGTTTGCAACAGATGATTAAAACAGATGTCCAAGCCGAGCTTCCCACTGCGTCTCTGGTAAAGCTGTTTTATCAAACAGATGTGTAATTAGCTAAAACTACAAGCcgatctttaatttttttaaagcatgCTTTTAGGACGAACTAAACAATCTGGTCGCTACAGGCGCCGTTAGAATAGGTACGAGGCTTCCTATAATTTAACTGTTATGAACATCTGCCGCGATCTTAGTCCAGTGGTTCTCCATAGATACGTTTTTGAAAGGGTGATCGTTTAACGAGTGATCGTTAATTAGGGTGATAAATTGACAGGTGTCTGTTAATTAATTTAGAATATGGGTTAAAACGGGAGGGATTGGTGACCCAATGacctaattataataaaaggtcATTCATGAGGGTAAAACGGTGAGTAGGATTGTTTGAGGGTATTTTGCCATGCATAGGAATTTGTGGTAATCCTTCCCCAAAGAAACGATAGCTCTTGTGATGTCATATCTTGTTTTGTCTTGATAAGAAAAAATTGTGCGGCATACAttttatatgaaaatcgaTGTATATTCAGAATATGCCATTAAATTTAGAAGAAAGTAAGCAGATTCAGTGTGTTTCcacgaaaatattttaattgttcttttaaataaaacttgtTATAATAATGTTCTGAATTGTAAGTTCCTTGGTACTCCTTAACCAGATATTTTTTTCCATtacttttgtaattttataattttgttatttattttttttattttgttacaCCGAATCCATATATGGAATAGGCTTCTATTACGGTTAACAAATACCCTTTATTGAATGATGCATATGCCATAACTCATTAATATGCTTTACTATAACTCTACGTCTTAGAAAATTCTTTAATGATGGGCGATGTAACTCATTTACAATCTCTCGTTTACTCatagctttattttatttgctacAAATGGGTTCATCTCTATAGATTCGGtgtaactttttaaaattagcgTTGGAGAAATGAtagaaatgaaaattttactttctatttaatttttttattttttttttatcttacaTAAAAATTAAGCAATCAATCAGCCAAATCATGCCCATTTATTGGTTctgaaaaattcttttttctgaACATTTATGTGACCATCAGTGTCAAGATATACATCTATAAGACTTTTAAgttcccacggcgctgcttccgacgactttgttgtggctccctcgcaGTTTGCTTGCTTGGTATGCATTCAAATGCTTGTCTTGACTGATTGTTCTCGACTGACCAtaatcgactgactgactgtgcccctgcgtgtttatatagggcatccgggaaccgttattccacttttgcgcacggccctcCGCAattctccacaccgggtccaaagtccatggctccagtttgacccacTTGTACTTCATTGTGTGCCGCTtcgcaccttctctctcggtccaaagttcacggccgtgTCAAAAGTCCTTCGGCGTCCCttactcccttttgcacacggcactctcgctccgcccgccaagtctccgctctctccttctccgttcttggtctccaaactctcttggtctccaaaccctcttgctctacAAACtctcttttaaataaaaaccaacgAACCTCGACTTTAACTAAGCCgggaaccaagatcggacctcagACCTCAAAGCCAATAGTAAAGACAAAGGCGaatgcagagattgaaattactgtttataaaagccataagcgGCCTGGTTTCACGGGTTTAATAACTCTCCCATTTCTAAAAtggatcgtcccgattcaATATGTAATTGATTTAATTGGTCTCTTAATTctgtcaaaaaaaatgtcatgGCTTATGAATTTTTCTGGCTTTTGGTTACAAGTAATAtggcatttttgttttttataataagtagaaaactcaaaaatgtaatgattaaaattaataatataaaggtAAGTGATATttaagtattatttattttaaaatttgtatattattttcgagttatttgataaaatataatggTTCGTAGTTATCCagtcaaaaatttttttttccaaattggTATATGAGATATTATTAACGTTAGTTGTtccattaaatgttattaaatatgacccttTTAAATGGAGTTGTTGATAAGATTGTTATCATTTAAAGGAGTGACACCATGTGCTTTTTTTTCTcaacttttttttacaacttGATTTCTTACCATTTAATAATCGGGAAAACAAGTTTTGTCCTTATTTAAAGTgcaataattcttaaaaagttCGTTCTTAAAGTTAGACAtttcataaaacatatttgcgcATTTTGCGACTTGATTGCTTAATACTAGTCTCCCATAGATATGAGAAATCGCTCTGGTGTAAAATATTTCGCATCTGTTTCTTATTATtaggtattttatataaactaTTAAAAGTTCTCTATAAAGTGCGATTTTAAAAACAGAGATGTCCATTAAGTCAGCGATAATTACTGGTTTTTGTTcgtgttttaatatttccatGATGTCatagttatttaaaatgttggtattaaaaacatcaatttttgcaaaaaaaacatttttaagaaataaatctgcgttgtattctttttatatctagttttaagtttatttcttttcccgtatttattttcataaaatactCGTCCTACATGATATTTTATTGCTCTGTTTTATTATACGAGTATACCGActtatgtattgtatacctacCCGTTTCTAATAGCAATTGGTGATTAAACTCGTTTAAGGGTTtacgggtttcttgtataacattctcaaaacaactctctgctgaatgctgagtgttttgatctgagaccgattcgttACTGTCAGTTAAGTAGTTAATATGAATCCATGATAAGGCGTCTGCAACTACATTAGTTGTACCTGGtttataaatgacttttggagTGAAGGAATATCAGCGTTTCATTTCTACATTAGGATTTTTATCAAAGATTGCGAAAGATAATGGTTGGTGAtcggtttgaatttcaattccaatcaCTCCGTATAAGTAATTTCCTTAATTTTTAAGAGCCCATACTGTAGCTTTTGCGTCTTGATTGCTTAATACTAGTCTCCCATAGATTTGAGAAATCGCTCTGGTATGATACATTTTGcatctgttttttattattgggtattttatataaattattaattattgcttattattattttcaattaatttattgattttattctgaACTGTAATAAAAGCATCATGATCCGGAGTTCCAGCTAACTATTTGCACCCAGTGCCTAACTTATCTATTCCCCTTTTTTATCTAGTTGAAATAAAttgtgataaaattaattcggtTACTTCTGtcatatttaatttcccaTTGTCTGCTTCCAAGTATTAcgtgaaataaatctgcgttgTATTCTTGCTTTTTATAActagttttaagtttatttcttttcccgtatttattttcataaaatatttgtcctACATGATATTTTATTGCTCTGTTTTATTATACGAGTATACCGTcttatgtattgtatacctacCCGTTTCTTATAGCAATTGGTGCTTAAACTCGTTTAAGGGTTtacgggtttcttgtataacattctcaaaactactgtctgctgaatgctgagtgttttgatctgagacccaCTCGATACTGTCAGTTAATATGAATCCATGATAAGGCGTCTGCAACTACATTTATTGCTCctggcttataaataatttttggaaaataactTTCAATGAAAGAACTAAAGCTGAaatgctgagtgttttgatctgagaccgattcgttACTGTCAGTTAAGTAGTTAATCTGAATCTATGATAAGGCGTCTGCAACTACAtttgttgtacctggtttataaatgacttttggagTGAAGAAATACGAGCGTTTCATTTCCATAATAGGATTTTTATCAGAGATTGCGAAAGATAATGGTTGGTGATCggtttgaatttaaattccaatcaCTCCGTATAAGTAATTTCCTTAATTTTTAAGAGCCCATACTATAGCTTAAAGTTCTTTCTTATTAGTTGCATAAGCTTGTACTGTTTTAGAtaaggtttttgaaataaacgtaatatacctttttgagATAAAACTGCACCAACGACGTCCGAAGCGTCGGTGGTCagggtaaattttttattatagtccggttaaactagttctacttgagcaatgcgattttctttcagctcgttaaaagctttaatagctgggtcatccagctcaattaacatttttgttgacaatcttttttaaattttgccattatgacctccaagatattttgttagaggtttGGCTATAGAGGCGAAGtttgaaacaaattttctatgaTAGCccgtaaggcctaggaaacttcttagttcccaaatattttttggaagcggATGTTTAGTAATTGTGTCAATTTTTTTCTGGGTCTATCTTAATGAAGTTATAAGAAACGATGTATCCTAGAAAACTGGTTTCGCGTTTAAAAAACGtttgattttttcaaaaagattttcatgtttgtccttaataatatatttataatttttttaagtcttcATAAGGTTGTTCAATTgaatttgagaatattataatgtcgtccatgtagacATGACATATTTTCCCTATTTGTTCTCTTAGGATATCGTCCATTGCTCGCTGAAAAATTGTTTGTGCTCCGGAtggcattcttaaaaaataataaattaaatgaaaaaaattttctattatttattgaaaaagatGTTTTTTCGACATCAGATTCTTTCATTAATATCTGATGAAAACCTGATTCTAAATctattgttgaaaaatatcttgcTTTTCCCAAATTAGAAAGAATTATTGAGGGGTCTTGCATTGGATACCTGTCAGGTATGGTACtttcatttagttttttatggTCAAAAACGAGTCTTAACTGACGGCTTCCGTCTTGATTTTCTCCTTTCTTTGGGACTACCAGAACTGGTGAATTTTAAGGGCTTCGGCTAGGCCTTAAAATTTCTTCTAATAACATTCTACTGATTTCGCTATTTACAAAGTCGGTGACAGATAAAGCATACGGATATTTTTTCCCGTACATTGGCCTGTCATGAATAAGATTTATTTCCCACTTTTATGTCTCTTTTAAGagaaatttgcatatttatctttgaatgctccTTTTAAATACAgtgaactattttttttttagtccttcttattaaaatatacctatattatttatctgttgTTTGTCGGACAACTCAATGGCGGCGGGCTTGAGATTTTTAGATTtcaaacgatttttatttattggatTTTTGACGGTATTTTCCTCGTCGGcactctcaggatttttaattcccaagatatttgtatttttgacggatatttctacgtcggcaCTCACCAGATTTTTAAGtcccaagatatttttatttttattgacggatatttctacttcggcgttctcaggattttcTAATCCCAAGCTTTTCTCACTATTTTCCACAAATATTGATACTTTATCTTTACTACTTTTATCTTCAATATATTCTATTATAATggtttcagtcagaagtttgcaacgcagtgaaggagacgtttccgaccccaaaaaGTCTGTCGGTCTGTCCGTACGTCTGTTCttctgtttctacgcaaactagtctctcagtttttaagctatcgggctgtaactttcctaaaagtcgtaatcctattgcaggtagtatataaaacGGAACCGGACGGaacggacaactatatcttatagctcccataggaactatcagggaaacaattttaaaaaaattttatcttcggtgttttttaacatttaaccttctaggcttggaaataacaatttttaattagttctgaattttgaatttaattctaCCAAAGTCaaactatatcatacagctgccatagaaacaatcggaagtTTAGTcggaaattattaaaaaattatatctttggtgttttttaacaaataaccttctaagcttggaaataacatttttaattaaataaatttctttttaatatcactgaagccagcaacaattcagcaacaataaaaatttcacatttcgttactaaaaatgattatttcttataactgcaagggtattcaaacttcggcatgccgaagttaacttcctttcttgttttcgttttcattataatggttttaatatatcagtgtaaaaacaaatcaatccattttcgTGCGTATTCGTTTGAtcggatacatttttatacttaaaTGTTTCAGCATCTACAAGACTATCAAATTCGGTTTCTTCAAAGACATTTTTATGTATAGTTAATgcaattattcaaatatacaTCTGTTATGCCGGCTTCCCAATCATCGGTCATGTTCTCTGGAATGTttacaatgtttgtaaatgcacactttacGGTTTCAGGAAAATCAATCATTGAGTCATTTTGTTTATCAGTTGCCGTTAGGTgttaaaatgcattaaaactactttgcttaaattatgtttacttctaatcactttttaaaagttttccaaaaattccagaaagtaATGATCTTATAGAATCGGTAGAAGTCCCcttttttgaataaggactttttTCTTACAGTTTAATGTACGCTTTGTGGGGCCAGTCTTAAACGAAAGTATAATTTGGTGTAAGAAATCTAAGCAAGGTCTTTTCGCATATATCGTTCTGAGTAAGAAGACGCCAAGACTGGAACTTGCCCTTTGTTCTTGTATAATTTATAGAAGGCAAACTATTGCGAAATTAAGATCTATGGACAAGTGTTTGGTACAAATTGATTACTTGGTAGAGTGACAAAACAAAGCGAAAGCAAACATTTGAAGGCACGGACAAGATCATTGCGTAAACTAGGAGTGAACAAGGtatacaaaaacatttttggttGTTATACTATAAAATCTACGAGCACTTTTCAAAAATGCTCTAGCGAAGGCCACTTTTTTGGCGGTTGATCTGCTAAGTCTATAATGTACATATTTCATAATGAGCTCGCTTGAGAGGTGCCCTCAGAATCTCCATTGGTCCGCGAAGGCGGGCGGACTCAGGCTCAGGTTTTTCTGGAAAAGCTGGCCAAGCTCGTTCATTTCCCGCTCCCTCCGCAGTTCCTCGCCCACTTGTTGCCACAGGGACTCAAATCCATTATCATAGGCTGCCATCGACATGTTGCCCTCGCAGGAGCTCTCTTCAAACACAAAGGAGTATTCCATCTGGTAGTCGCACACTCTGGGGTTTTGGGTCTTCGAAGCCACGCTTAACTGATTCGCTccaagaaaaaatgttaaatatgtTTGCATATGCCCATCAGCTTAATGCAGGGTATAGTTGAGAGCATCAAGCATCGTCTAGCTGACCCGCTCTcgcatattattattaaattttttcaaaatcgggcgactatatcatatagctgccataggaacgatcggaaaattagtggtaaaataatataaaaaaattatatctttagcgctttttaaaatactcgtatagaatttccaattaaattttatcaaaatcggacgactatatcatatagctgctatagaCATAATCTGAATATTAGTCGgatattatgaaaaaattgaattttcggtgttttttgacaaataacttccaaagcttggaaataaaatctttcaactagttctgaaattcgaataaaattttattcaaatcgAACGATTATATCATGTTGGATTCAAACAATCGGAAATTTAGTCGGAaagttatgaaaaaattatatatatgttgttttttaaaatataaccttctaagcttggaaataacatttataaataagttctgaacttcgaatttaacttgatcaaaatcggacgactatatcatatagctgtcatacgatcgatcggaaaatttgtgagaaaataatatgaaaaaaaaattatagctttggggctttttgacatattaccttataatatttggaatataaattgttatattttttaaaaatttcgaattcaatttaataaaaattactatAGCCCAAATCAAAATAGAGAGCAAACTCAAGCTCAAAAACCAGATGGAACTGTTAATCAGTCAGCGAATAAAGTAAATAGatcaaataatattaaagatcTTTTTTTAGACAAGACCCCTACAGGGGGGTAGGATAGATAGAAAAACCAAGAAGTTAAAAATTCTAATAGATACAggagtttaataaaaaaaataatttttgaaaataaaaatgaattatcaatattttaaaaagtaacagTTCATGGGTATtcaattattaagtattacaatattagaaataaaagacacgacatttattttatgaaatagaaggattagaatcaatattttaaaaattaactacAGTTCATGGGTATtcaattattaagtattaccatattagaaatacatttaaaacacgacatttattttatgaaatagaaggATTAGAATCTTTCAATTGGATTTAATTTACTATGAAAAATTGTAGCTATTATaaatttagatgtcaaaaaaatggtcttatctctgaagccagcaacaatccttaaaatatatacatatcgttactaaagttgtttatttcttataactgcaaggttAGTTAATTCTTTtaccagaaaaatattatttttttctttaattaaatttatttaatttttttcctcattattataataatttatcttttctgttttcccATTACATTCATTTTTAATCCATTAAACCTTTTTGCATAATGAGCACGGAAATTGTTTGATTCTAATTCCTGGACCTTTGCCAAAACATTGGGCAAATCTGGTGGGTTTATTGAGAAAAGAGTTTCTCAGGTAGATCCATTTAATGcggatataaatattcgtagaGCATTGCTCCttattgttttctttgttttccttctaattACGCTGTCCTTTCCGTGTGCCAttatggttttgtttattagcaaagttttttttattaacttcgtTATAGTATTCAGTAACTGTCATTCGTCCTTGCCTGAGAATACTTAGTTTGACTCTAGAATATGTATTGGTcgtttatcattatatatcaAATCCAATCTAGATAAGACTgcttaaaagtttaaaacggTGCCATGATTGGTAAGAGCATCCTGGGCAGCtcccataattttatttcgtaaaattgttaaagcGATGAAGTTcactttgaattttataaagactCATAACAGTTTTGTAGCTTCCCTCCAACCTACATATTGTGTTGTTTCCCGGTGAACTTTGGTAGAGCTTTTACCACTACAAGTGTTGTATCGCACTTTATAGTTGGGTCGATTGTTTGTATTATATAACCCTCCACAGTGTTTGCATCTGAGGCTAATCTTCCTTCTaaaccttttatttttctgctcACTTCATTCAactaaacatttattaatctattaattaattccacTGTTAGGCCGTGGCTATACTACCTGCAGAGAAATTTGGTGCTGAGCATCcggtttccatttttaattttaattcaccaaaactatttattaaatcttccaGATTGTTTCTCGACGATATTTCTTAATTCGCGAATCTATCTTAATtcttttttcaattaaattatttttctctaTTCCCTGAacttaaaaaatcttattattttaaataaactccTCACGAATCTGTCCCAATAGGGTCTTCTTTCTGTTAGGTTGTGGGTTGATCTTCCTTCCTTAGCTTGTTTTATTAATGTGGTGCTGATTTTGGCGAGGGAATGCCCTTTAGCTCTTCCTTCCttcttaagtttttttttttgttattgtgttgatttttttatataacttattggaatattttcttaattcactttgttgttctttgttaaatttttccatttttatttattctttttctCCACTGTATTTtagtttggttttgtttttttttttcttttgtttgagTCTCTTGGAGTtttctgatttatttatttcttttttatttattgctttcactttatattttgtgtcAATAATAAGTCTATTCGTCCACCTTTAATATATTTCcggcttaaataaattatacattaattgatttacattcaatttttaaataacaatcaCTGTCACAATGTTAAATGTCATCTATTGTCGatggattttttaatttttacactAAAAATGTTGGGTTATTGGACGCGCGAGCTctgtttcttttaaatttgtttttcattaaataattattaggaatttttttataacgcGACCCCACGCTTAGCgccaattatttttattccggaaattttaaagaaaaatatataatttttatatttattttatatagatattttatgatgttttatgatgtttattgaaaatattattaacacaaaacATTCCTTTCGTTTTACTTAAACATTACTGATCTTGGCTTTGGTCTAAATAAAACTACTTTCTtccatattaaataaaatctaacGAGCCTCGGCCAgaagcttttctttttgaacttttagaacttcaatttatgtttagattaaaaatttaatatgaaacTGTCGCATGTGAAACTTaattatgctgaccgatgcaatttggcacgcaaaaggcgcaattgattggtcttcgaacggaagctgatgtttactttaattttgatttgtttaacttagctggggaaccaagatcggacctcggacctcaaagccaaaggcaagGACAAAGGCGAATGCATGGGTTGGATAACTACTTTaagtttgatttgtttaacttagttGGGGAACCAAGATCAGACCTCGGACCTCAAAGTTCTAACAAACTATCCCCTGTTCCacaacaaaaaataccaaagattACAATAAGGTCGTCCACACCTAAAAAGGTACAGTCGCCACCTCTCAAAAAGTCGCCACCTCCCATCGAAAGAATAACGAGAGCCAACACAAAAATGACTGCCACGGCTGCCGAACTCGCCCTAAACCAAACTATTGAAGTTTCTGATCGACTGTCCGAATTGGAATCGCGAATGAACATTCCCTGGGCGGTCTCTCCTACACTATCCGTTCTCAATATTCGCCGAGACGAAATCCGATGCATGTACAGTGTGCATTGTAGCAGCCATAGAAATTGCAGCTGAGAGCTTGCCAGTTCTCAAGGCTAGGTACGGCTACTGCGGCGCCCAGATAGCAGATTTGAAAGCGAAAAATCCGCAACTTTCGCAAACCTTCCCCAGCGCCAGCTGATCCTTCCCAGAAATATATTCCGTCAGGCTGCCGGCTTCCTCCGTGCGATACCGAAGTTTTCACCGGCGATGATCTTCGCTGGCCAACCTTTTGGGATTTGTTTATGGCCATTTATATTAACAATTCGAGGCTAACGCCGGTCGAAAAATTCTTTCAcctcaacgccaaatcgagcAGCCAACTATAAATATTGTTCAATGTGCAGTCAGTCACTCAGGAATCTGAGACAGCTTTACGAGAATTGCTAA
This region includes:
- the LOC127011673 gene encoding uncharacterized protein LOC127011673, with translation MAINKSQKVGQRRSSPVKTSVSHGGSRQPDGIYFWEGSAGAGEANQLSVASKTQNPRVCDYQMEYSFVFEESSCEGNMSMAAYDNGFESLWQQVGEELRREREMNELGQLFQKNLSLSPPAFADQWRF